The Pagrus major chromosome 5, Pma_NU_1.0 genomic sequence CGCAGCCGGCGTGGACACCTGCCAGCCACACACCAGCCCCGACTGGACACTCCTGGGACTTCAACTGGGATAAGTACGTGTCTCTAGACGCGCTGTCTCTTCACTGTTTGATCATCTGAACGTAGCTATTACTGCCTGTTGTCCGACCTCCATTTTCCCCCTTTAACTTTCAATTTAATAACAGGCTATCCACTACGATTAAAGTTAAATTGATCTTGGTGAGGTTGACCACATTTTAATATCCTGCTAAATTGAATTTCTGTTTTGGACGAGATCAGATGATAGTCAGCTATGAATATAGTTGTGGAAACTGGAAGTGTTCTTCATAACGAGATGTGTGAATAAAATGATCATGCTGATCATAATCTTAGTTGTGTTAATCCAGTTTCCCCATCCCTCAAGTTAACCATGTGAGACAAAGCTTCTAAACTTCTAATCTCAAGATGACCTCGTCTTAACTCTGTTAAGGAGAGACCCATCTGCACTGTCTAACgggaagaagaaggaaactGCAACTGAGGACCCCAGCTCTGAGCAGGACAACGGCAAACCAAAAGCCACACGAAACATCCTCCTCATCAGACACTCCCAGTACAACCTGAGCGGAAACAGCGACAAGGAGAGGATCCTCACTCCATTAGGTCCTTTATTTCCCATTAAGTCACCTGAAAGTTGACCAGGAGTCACAAGTACATACTGATGCTTGCATCAAGCTTCAGTGCTGTTACTTCAGCATGCATGTATCACCCTGACAGCAGTTATTGAAGTAACAATCTCTGTTGTTATACCCACATTTTCCCCTGACAGTTTCTGACAGACCAGCCATTTCTAATGACTGTTGTGTCACTACTTCCAGGTCGTGAGCAGGCTGAGTTGACGGGCCAGCGTTTGGCAGCGTTGGGACTGAAGTATGATATTCTGATCCACTCAAGCATGGCCAGGGCTACAGAGACTGCAAATATCATCAGCAAACACCTTCCAGGTAGTAGATGGATGTCACACTGGGGTTTTAAAATGCTCTTTGAGGGAGTTCACAGGATGCATTTTTATTATCAGCATAAGAAAACCACGTGAAATTAAGTTTTAAGGTATTATTTTTCTTACATTCTTTACATCTCTGTTTAAAGCTGGTGCAGAAATGTTGAACATCACAATTGCATATTAACATTTTCTCCCTCACACCAAATGTCATACGGGTCCAGGAGTGGACCTGTTAAGCTGTGATCTGCTGAGAGAGGGTGCACCCATCGAGCCTGTTCCACCGGTCACTCACTGGAAGCCTGATGCTGTGGTGAGAGTGGGCTCAAGGCCCCAATTTCTGTATTTGCATATCCTTGTTCAGGTAACTTTCTGCTCCCCACATGTCTGTGCAGGCGTCTTGTCAAGTGCTTGTTTAGGCTTACAGCTGCAAAATCAGCCAATACATCAGTGCATTGCCACAGGAATGGCTGTAGGAAGAGTTCATTTCCAAAATGCCAGCGTTTCAAGTAGCTGAGGAGCAATCATATTAGAGTTTACTCATTGCTATTACTGCATAGAGAGGACATAAAAGGTTTGGTTTGTCCAACTGATAAACTTACCCAATATCATATCTAGCCACACAGGTAGTTTTAGTTTTCATCACGCCTTTAAAAAATAGTCAACAGCTTCAGTGTGTTTCTTTCCATAAACACTGTCCTGGTCACTGGATAATCCATGGACCCAGCAACCTTCAGCACAGTAACAGCAAGTGGTTACAAAGAAAACTGTTGACAGTGAGGTCTGTGGGTTATCTAAAGTAACCAGGACACTGTTTCTGCAAAGACTCATTGTCGCTAAATTTTTATCTGGGAAAGCTTTCATCTAAAAGCAGAGCTCCGAACATAGTAGCTGCAAGACCATGAAACAGGATTATCCATGTAACAATCCCATAAACAACCCATGTAAACATTTTCCTCAGTAATGGCTTACTCCGAAAACATAATTGAATCATTAATGTGAATGTAACCACTAATATTTCCCACAGAGAGCAGTGCAGCTGTTCACAACAATTTTCAGCCGTCTGTGATTCACAGCTGATTAGGCCTTTAGGAGAAGTAACATTTTCCAAATAGTTGGCCTCATTTTGGAAGGAAAACTCTTCATACATTCCCTACAATGCACAGCGGTATCATGTATTGACTCTGTACTGACTGGGGGGTTCAAACAGAACCCTCCCATGTGACAAAGGTGGCTTTCAACCTCTCTACCGTCCTCCAGCAGTACCACGAAGACGGCGCTCGCATTGAGGCAGCCTTTCGCCGCTACATCCACCGTGCTGACCCCAAGCAGAAGGAGGACAGCTTCGAGATCATCGTGTGTCATGCCAATGTCATCCGTTATTTTGTCTGCAGGTTTGTGTCGCCGGCATTCTCGGTGGTCACACATCGGCCGAGGCCAGAGTGTGGCCTTCTTGCTTTGCAAACCATTGTGTTTAAAACTATGCGGCAACTGTTTTtcataagattttttttttattgaatatgTGCTTCACATGTGTCATTGTGCTCTTAATGGGATCCCTAACAAAATCCTGTTAATGTAAATATTCTAGCTGCTCCATAGAACCTTGGTGACTGCTTTTCTGTGCATGTGATTAAAAGGGACTTAAAGTACATGTAGTTAGTCATGAAAAGGGTTTAAAGTCCGTCAAAAGACTACTTGCTGTATAAtgtcacacacaaatcaaatgaTTTGTTAAAGAAGTCCCCTGTAAAGATACACTAGCTCCAGATGCTCGTCGCAGCTACtcatctttcttttgttttctcaggGCTCTGCAGTTTCCTCCAGAGGGCTGGTTACGGATGGGCTTGAACAACGGCAGCATCACGTGGCTCACCATCCGCCCTAGCGGCAGGGTGGCCCTCAGAACTCTGGGAGATTCAGGATTCATGCCCCCGGACAAGCTAACACGGACCTGATGGCCTGACACGCTGCAGGTTTTCAGGGACTCAGTCCGATGCCCATGTCATTTGGTCGCAGGGTCAAAGCTCAGTTTTCTCCTTAAGTGTCTTGaaaattactgttattattttgtaattgAATTACCATAATGTAATGAGACTCTGTGGTTGTGATTACATCCGTGCCATAGAACGCCAGCAGAACTGATTCAGAGCTGCATAGCAACTCCTCCTGAATGTAATGGGATTTTTACACAAGTGACtgatttttaaaccaaaaaaaaaaaagtatttgtatCGCTGctgtaaatgcaaatgttgctctctgctttacatttcattacagTAAGTTGAAGTGAGGATTATGTGTTGTATGGTGCAGCTGtagtaaataaaagaaaatgctgaatgtctgttttcagtcaCGTTTCTTTCctgaaataaattgaaatatcaacaaaaaaaagcagacaCATTGGCAGTAAAGTAGGAGTGATGTTTTATTGATTAGTTGAAAGCAAATGAGGTCTAGACATACAGAAAGAATTCACcgtcaaagttttttttttaataaagcacAGAATGCTAATAGCACAAGAAGcatgttttaagttttttagGTGCATTTTTGCAAAGTTCCACATTCATAAACATTCAGAGACCAGAATTAGATCTGTTGTCACCTGAGAGCACAAGGATGACAATACAATCTTCTCAGTGAAGTAGTTTGTGCTCTCGGATAAAGGTTtagttcacaaaaaaaaatttacattCAGAACACTTGTTTCTCTCGACCTAAGTAGAGTGGCAATCTGAATATTCAGAATGATTGGCTTTTTTTCGTCCTAGACATAGATAAGCCCTCATACAGCGGTGAATTTAACCCGAAGTTACAAATAATTAGGATACAGCAGATTTTTGCATATTCACATTCCACCATGTTTTGGGTTAGAGAACTGCAAAACCCGCCCTGTGTACATGAGTTAACTGTAAGCCGATCTGAATACCTAAGAGGTTCATGACATAACTTTGGGCATTAAAGCTCTATTAAGCGCTAGTTTTTGAAATTAACACTGAATCAAACTACTTCCTGTAATGTGAAAAGGGTTACGAGTTCTGCCGATCCCACTGGGAATCACCACTCAACTCTTACAGCTTTCAGCTAATCAGTTGAGTTCTCTGCAAGCATAAGGCAGGTTTTTGTTAACAAGATGGCCATAATAAGTTATAATACGATAGATGGAACTATATCAGGGTTGTTACTGTTGAGTTAGTTTTGGAGTAATTTTGCCCCCTAGTGGTTGAAAGTCGCTTAATACAGCTTTAAGGTATTCTCCGGCTGGGCAAATTTAAAGTTTAGCCCCAGACAAGACAAATTTGAAATACGTGATGGGTATGTTTCGTCATTCATACTCACACTGTGGGAGATGCTTGTGAATGAATGAGATAtctgagaaaaaataaaaaattgcacAGTCTAAGGCCGCCAGTAGTGGCAGAAAGGAAAAGTCAAGACATGTCCAGGAACCACCGAGAAAAGATGGAAAATGTATGCATTTattaaagaacaaaataaaaacatggaagCTCTCATTCTTATCAGTTTTTCTCATGTTTGCCGTAATCATCTGTGACTGACGCAGCCAGTGAGGTCGCCATTTCCAGATATTTTATGTATAAGCTAGAGAGAGTGTCCAAACTGACAGAGAACTGGTCCATCACTTCAGAAAATTAAGGCAATTCCTGAACTGAGGAAAACATAGGAAATGGCAGTCGGTTTTAACaccattaataaaaacatttaaattttgtGCTACTGACcaacatacaaaaaataatttttaaaatattgacattttactttttttaaaaacatcttcagtGACAGGATCCTGTTGAGGATTCCACACTAAGGTTTTCGTGATGACCTAACTTTGGGGAGTGCGGCTTGTACTCACGATATTCAAAAAAGTTGACTCAGGCTATGATACAGGTGCTTCACACTTGCCACAAATAACATTACCGTCAATTCAACATGGTCCACACCCATACAGTACATAAATTATcaaggtttctttttttcctttttaaagtcTTGAGTGTACATCACAACCCAACGTGATGAGGATTTCTGTATTACATAGGAGTAGTACCATACACCATTAATACAAACCTTCCAGACACTTGTGCATATTTCTGTTAGGTGTGTGGTTTCTGAGCTCTGGTGTAGCCACCTTGGTGCAGTAGTGGGAAGGGTGTGGGGTGGGGTTAGGGCTTTGAGAGGGTATGGCCGTAAGTGGTGGGAGACAGGGAAGGAGTGGGCAGTTAGACTGGTGGCTCGTTCAAGTGCTTGAGGCGGATGCGCTGGATGTAGCTAGCATTGGCAGGGCTGTAACGGCTGGGGCTGAAGTCTGGTGAGGCGGCGTGCCGGGCAGGACTGAAGCGGCCGCTGGGAGACATCAGGCTGCTGACCGGGGAGCCAGGAGTCTGATGCGGCATCC encodes the following:
- the pgam5 gene encoding serine/threonine-protein phosphatase PGAM5, mitochondrial isoform X1, coding for MSYRKTLKLICGFAGGSAVVVLAAAAADSRGYFGEQRGEAASRWSRFTVLQAAQPAWTPASHTPAPTGHSWDFNWDKRDPSALSNGKKKETATEDPSSEQDNGKPKATRNILLIRHSQYNLSGNSDKERILTPLGREQAELTGQRLAALGLKYDILIHSSMARATETANIISKHLPGPGVDLLSCDLLREGAPIEPVPPVTHWKPDAVQYHEDGARIEAAFRRYIHRADPKQKEDSFEIIVCHANVIRYFVCRALQFPPEGWLRMGLNNGSITWLTIRPSGRVALRTLGDSGFMPPDKLTRT
- the pgam5 gene encoding serine/threonine-protein phosphatase PGAM5, mitochondrial isoform X2, which encodes MSYRKTLKLICGFAGGSAVVVLAAAAADSRGYFGEQRGEAASRWSRFTVLQAAQPAWTPASHTPAPTGHSWDFNWDKRDPSALSNGKKKETATEDPSSEQDNGKPKATRNILLIRHSQYNLSGNSDKERILTPLGREQAELTGQRLAALGLKYDILIHSSMARATETANIISKHLPGPGVDLLSCDLLREGAPIEPVPPVTHWKPDAVYHEDGARIEAAFRRYIHRADPKQKEDSFEIIVCHANVIRYFVCRALQFPPEGWLRMGLNNGSITWLTIRPSGRVALRTLGDSGFMPPDKLTRT
- the pgam5 gene encoding serine/threonine-protein phosphatase PGAM5, mitochondrial isoform X4 — its product is MSYRKTLKLICGFAGGSAVVVLAAAAADSRGYFGEQRGEAASRWSRFTVLQAAQPAWTPASHTPAPTGHSWDFNWDKRDPSALSNGKKKETATEDPSSEQDNGKPKATRNILLIRHSQYNLSGNSDKERILTPLGREQAELTGQRLAALGLKYDILIHSSMARATETANIISKHLPGVDLLSCDLLREGAPIEPVPPVTHWKPDAVYHEDGARIEAAFRRYIHRADPKQKEDSFEIIVCHANVIRYFVCRALQFPPEGWLRMGLNNGSITWLTIRPSGRVALRTLGDSGFMPPDKLTRT
- the pgam5 gene encoding serine/threonine-protein phosphatase PGAM5, mitochondrial isoform X3, with amino-acid sequence MSYRKTLKLICGFAGGSAVVVLAAAAADSRGYFGEQRGEAASRWSRFTVLQAAQPAWTPASHTPAPTGHSWDFNWDKRDPSALSNGKKKETATEDPSSEQDNGKPKATRNILLIRHSQYNLSGNSDKERILTPLGREQAELTGQRLAALGLKYDILIHSSMARATETANIISKHLPGVDLLSCDLLREGAPIEPVPPVTHWKPDAVQYHEDGARIEAAFRRYIHRADPKQKEDSFEIIVCHANVIRYFVCRALQFPPEGWLRMGLNNGSITWLTIRPSGRVALRTLGDSGFMPPDKLTRT